CGTCACCTTCCTCATTATCGTCTTTCCCCTATTCATCAAGGCGCGTGACAGCGGGACGCTCGCGTTCTTCTTCTGATGCCGGCAGCCGGTGCCATGGAGGGCAGGGCAGTGGAATTCGTTTACAACCAACGCAACAACACCCTGGTCGGGCGCAACATCGGCCAGGCGCGCTCCTTCAGGAAGCGCTTGATCGGCCTGCTCGGCAGGGGCCGGCTGCAGGCAGGTCAGGGGCTGTGGCTGAAGCCCTGCCGCGGGATTCACACCCTCGGCATGCGCTGCGCCATCGATGTGGTGTTCCTGGATGCCAGCCAGCGCGTCGTGGGTATCGAGCGCAGGCTTCCGCCGAACCGGATCCGCATGCAACTGCGTGCGGCCCGTTCCGTCCTGGAACTGCCGCCGGGCACCATCCGGGCGACCGACATCCGGCTGGGTGATCGCCTGGTGGCGAAGCGCGGGGGGCGCCGCCCATGACCCTGTCCATGGCGTGCGACCGGGATGGATGGTCGACGACCCCCCTGCTTCCGGCCATGGGCGCTCCGCAACCGACGCCGCTCGCGGATACTGATGACCGGGGGGTAATCCGGGAGGGTGGCCCGGACCGTGCGCCCTGGCTGTTCCTGCCCGCCACCGGTCGCTGGCTGGAACTGGCGCCGCTGCCTTTCGTGGTGGGCAGTGCCGGGGGTTGTGATCTGCGGATTGCCGGGGCCGGCCTGTCACGCCGCCACGCGGTGTTCGAGGCGGGCGCAGGCTGCTATCGGGTCAAGGACCTGTGCAGCCGTGCCGGGTTGCGGGTAAACGGTCAGCCCGTACGCCAGGTTGCGCTCGCGGAGGGCGATCGCCTGCACCTGGCCGGGATCGAGGTGATTTTCGCCGGCAGCCGCACCGCCCTGCCGGCAGCGATTTCCCCACGGCAGCGGCGCGGGCGGGGACAGCCCTGGCGGGCGTGGCTGAGCGTGGTCCTCGCCCTGTTGCTCACAATGGGCTACGGGAGCTACCGGCTCCGGTCCATGGACACAGAAGCGGGCCCGCGTGCGCACCCCGCTTCCGCAACGGTCGGCCCCGCCCAGGCCGCGGAGCGCCCACCGTCGGCCCAGCGCAGGCCGGCCCTTGGTGAACACCGCCCACCCGCGGCCCCGGGTCCGGTACGGCAACCGGTCCGGCCGGAGGAACCGGCGCCGGTTGCCGTGACCGTCCCTGAGCCAAAGCACGCCGTGAGTTCCGTGGCTGACGCACCACTTCCACCCGGATGCGGCTCGGCCTGTGACGATGCCGTTGCCGCCTATGGGGCCGGGGCCATGGAGGATGCGCTCAGGCAACTCCAGCTGCTTGCCGCCGATACGGACAGACCGGATCAGGTTCGCCAGGGGGCGCGCCGTGTTGGGCAGATCATCGCAACACTGGCATCCACCTACGGGGAAGGGCGGGCTTTGCTGGACACCGGGCGCAGCGAGGCGGGATTCGCCGCCTGGGCGCGGTTCCTGCGCCTGGAGGCGACGCTCGACCTGCCGGCTCCCAGCGCGCAGTCGGAGACGATACGGGCGCGGACCGCGGCCTACTATGGTGAGCGCGGCAACGCGGCGCTGGCGGCGGGTGACAGCCAGCGGGCCTACCGGCTCTGGCGTCGGGCCGCGGAGCTGGAACCGCAGGGCGCATCGGCGGCCGCCCTGGCCGATCTTGAGGAGCGGGCGCGGGCGCTGTTCCGGGAGGGTTACCGTCTCGAGACGGTCGACCTGAGACAGGCGGTTGCCCGCTGGCGCTCGGTGCAGAAGCTGGTTCCTCCGGGCACGGAGTATCACACCAGGGCCACGGCCAGGTTGCGCTGGTATGCGGACAGGGAGGGCGTGGAGTGATGGCGCAACAACGGCTGCGGGCCCTGGCGGCGGTCCTGGTGCTGACCGGACTCGCCGGGTGTGCGACCCGGGGTGGCGGGTCCGCCGCCGTTCCCGCCAATTACCAGGCCGCGGAGCAGGCCTATGCCTCCGGTCGGCTGGAGGAGGCGCAGCGCGGCTATGAGGCGGTGTTGGCGCAGGAGCCGGACAACGTGCAGGCCCGATTCCGACTGGGTACGCTCGCCCTGCGCCGGCAGCGTCCGCAGCTGGCGATGGCGCAATTCGAGGAGGTCCTGCGCCGTGCGCCGCGGCACGCGGGCGCCCACTACAACCTGGCCCTGGTCCACCTGGCGGCGGCCGAGCGGCACTTTCTCTACT
Above is a window of Thioalbus denitrificans DNA encoding:
- a CDS encoding DUF192 domain-containing protein — translated: MEFVYNQRNNTLVGRNIGQARSFRKRLIGLLGRGRLQAGQGLWLKPCRGIHTLGMRCAIDVVFLDASQRVVGIERRLPPNRIRMQLRAARSVLELPPGTIRATDIRLGDRLVAKRGGRRP
- a CDS encoding tetratricopeptide repeat protein; the protein is MAQQRLRALAAVLVLTGLAGCATRGGGSAAVPANYQAAEQAYASGRLEEAQRGYEAVLAQEPDNVQARFRLGTLALRRQRPQLAMAQFEEVLRRAPRHAGAHYNLALVHLAAAERHFLYYTAVAPADAEADRLLALLAAIEAFAAAPEPGTAVDEVREVLLER